The genomic window TGATGATGAAGTACAAATTGAGATGAATGAAGAGGATATGATGGAAGAAGATGTAGAGGATTTAGAACAATAATAATATAATCTATAAATTTTGAAAGGGTGATATATACTATATATCGCCTTTTTTTAATAAAATATTTAATATTTTGAATTAGATAAAAAAAATTATAAACTCTAATAAATTTAATTGATAAAAAGATCTATGGTTAAATCTTTTTTTATATTATTTGTTATGTTGTTTACACCTAGATTATTGCAAGCTAATAGTGTAGAGGAAGATTATTTTATGATGTGTTCTACTAGTGATGAATTGTCTTGGTGGGAGTATATAGTTGAATCTTACTTGTTTATCCCTATAATTGTAATAATTGTTTTCATTACTTGGATTTTTATAAAAAATAGAAAATCTAATGATGATTAAATTGAATATTTATGCTAATATCTTTTATTTTAATACTTGCAAGCTTTATTTTGATGAACTTATAGTTTAGGGTTATTATAATTTAAAAAATGTATTTCAATACAAGAATTTTGAAGTTTAATATATAAGTTTTTTCTAAAACTTTATAAGTCAGGGTTGATGTCTTAGTTGTTTTAATAATTATATATTAACAAATATATGATGTACTGCAATTTATAAGATCATTTTCTTCTTTCATCCATTCTTGAATTCATCACTTTAAATGAAATGCTTTTTCAAATCACATATTTTCCATAATATCCAAAGTATGAGAGGTTCTATTGCCAGTATTGCAGTAAATTAGATATTTTTTATCTTTATCTAGATTTTTGAGTATCTCTAAAAACTCTTTGCTGTAGTATTCAATTTTTTTTGCTTTTGGTATATGTCAAGTGTTTTGAAGTTCATGCTTGTTTCTTATATCTATTATTTGATACTTTCAGCTTTGTTTTAGATTCACAAACTCTTCTGTAGATATACTGTTGAAATTATTTTTATAATTAGTAGTGTTTTGTTGTATACATCAAGTTAAAAAACTAAATGATATAGTTGTAATTATTATAAAAAGT from Candidatus Absconditicoccus praedator includes these protein-coding regions:
- a CDS encoding rhodanese-like domain-containing protein — translated: MQKLFIIITTISFSFLTGCIQQNTTNYKNNFNSISTEEFVNLKQSGKYQIIDIRNKHELQNTGHIPKAKKIEYYSKEFLEILKNLDKDKKYLIYCNTGNRTSHTLDIMENMGFEKAFHLKGGIQEWMKEENDLINCSTSYIC